In one Lolium rigidum isolate FL_2022 chromosome 3, APGP_CSIRO_Lrig_0.1, whole genome shotgun sequence genomic region, the following are encoded:
- the LOC124694255 gene encoding quinolone resistance protein NorA-like has product MTNDRRRQWTLALVTAASLLERADEALLPAVYKEVGEALGASPAALGSLTMCRSLVQAVCYPLAACAAARYDRSGVIAVGAFLWAVATMLVGVSRTFLQMAIARGFNGVGLALVVPAMYSLVADYSEDSTRGSAFGWLVMASRVGAMVGGSLGVLLAPTTFLGVAGWRLPFHIVALFSVALAVSTWFLASDPRPAKTSKKTTAKVAKELIMEAKDVMRVPTFQILVAQGVAGSVPWSALTFAAMWLELVGFTHWQTTVITNLNVLAAAFGALFSGYIGDPMARRFPNAGRIALAQVSTASTIPIAAVLLLALPNDPSAGAAYAAVFFVLGFVMPWCPAATNNPILAEIVPEKARTTVYALDRFFETILSSFAPTLVGILAERVFGYKPAAPGAAGVENERENAAALARAVFAEVAVPMAVCCITYSLLYCTYPADRQRAQMAADLVAKNEQDSEDPDAGTPVTVDSINQALLARSD; this is encoded by the exons ATGACCAACGACAGACGTCGGCAATGGACGCTGGCGCtggtgacggcggcgtctctgctcGAGCGCGCGGACGAGGCGCTGCTGCCGGCCGTGTACAAGGAAGTGGGCGAGGCGCTGGGCGCGTCCCCGGCCGCGCTGGGATCCCTCACGATGTGCCGCTCGCTCGTGCAGGCCGTGTGCTACCCGCTCGCCGCGTGCGCCGCGGCGCGCTACGACCGCTCCGGCGTCATCGCCGTCGGGGCCTTCCTCTGGGCCGTCGCCACCATGCTCGTCGGCGTCTCTCGCACTTTTCTCCAG ATGGCGATCGCGAGGGGGTTTAACGGCGTGGGCTTGGCGCTGGTGGTGCCGGCGATGTACTCCCTGGTGGCGGACTACAGCGAAGACTCGACGCGCGGCTCGGCGTTCGGGTGGCTGGTGATGGCGAGCCGTGTGGGTGCCATGGTGGGGGGCTCCCTCGGGGTGCTGCTCGCGCCGACGACCTTCCTCGGCGTCGCCGGCTGGCGGCTACCCTTCCACATAGTCGCGCTTTTCAGCGTCGCGCTCGCCGTCTCCACGTGGTTCCTCGCCTCCGATCCCCGTCCGGCGAAAACGTCCAAGAAGACCACGGCCAAGGTGGCCAAAGAACTTATCATGGAGGCCAAGGACGTGATGCGCGTGCCGACATTCCAGATCCTGGTGGCGCAGGGGGTAGCCGGGTCGGTGCCGTGGTCGGCGCTCACCTTCGCCGCCATGTGGCTGGAGCTCGTGGGGTTCACGCACTGGCAGACCACCGTAATCACCAACCTCAACGTGCTCGCTGCAGCATTCGGCGCACTCTTCTCCGGGTACATCGGAGACCCCATGGCGCGGCGGTTCCCGAACGCCGGCCGGATCGCTCTGGCGCAGGTGAGCACGGCGTCAACCATCCCGATCGCCGCCGTCCTGCTGCTTGCGTTGCCCAACGACCCGTCGGCGGGGGCCGCGTACGCCGCCGTCTTCTTCGTCCTGGGCTTCGTCATGCCCTGGTGCCCCGCGGCCACCAACAA CCCTATTTTAGCGGAGATCGTGCCGGAGAAGGCAAGGACGACGGTGTACGCGCTGGACAGGTTCTTCGAAACAATCTTGTCCTCGTTCGCGCCAACTCTCGTGGGCATCCTGGCGGAGCGGGTATTCGGATACAAGCCAGCTGCGCCCGGCGCCGCTGGCGTCGAGAACGAACGGGAGAACGCCGCCGCGCTGGCCAGGGCAGTTTTCGCGGAGGTCGCCGTCCCCATGGCCGTCTGCTGCATCACCTACTCCTTGCTATACTGCACGTACCCAGCAGACAGACAGCGGGCGCAGATGGCAGCTGATCTCGTGGCGAAAAATGAACAGGACTCTGAAGATCCTGATGCTGGCACTCCTGTTACTGTGGATAGCATAAACCAGGCACTCCTAGCCAGAAGTGACTAG